From Hymenobacter sedentarius, a single genomic window includes:
- a CDS encoding peptidoglycan D,D-transpeptidase FtsI family protein, with translation MLTANRKKWVGLMGVLLAGLALFLWWPRTPASRPALLPETYTQHREVRRPHRGRVFDRKDSLLAYTERRFLLSFSPRHPLDSARFNRLLGWPDSALQARVVDIRRRELPMQIELTSSEADTVRRRRHEWPYLTVREYTARTFTVPVAAPVLGYAYAAAQPFLYQAQRLARGRFYRLHNGGVESYYNGLLTGRRGAYHPLVDALGRPHGSWAPDTVYRPGQDLHLSLDTELQAYAERILAERRGYIVALEPATGEILCYVSAPTYDPAVIMAPSGGRARRALLLSPDMPLLNRPATMANPPGSVFKLVNAAVAMQLGAITANAAFPCDQSLINCVHHHPNARNLTQALKYSCNPYFYRVLQTVVEQVPDSVAQPADTCAVRHLNVVTWTRYVKSFGLDTLLGVDVARESPGFIPTAAYYDRRLGACNWTYRNIYSLSVGQGEINLTGLQTANVLATIANRGWYITPHFVRAVGASGVPLPKFREKHRTLVDSVHFAALIPGMVAALGHGGTADLANLADVGISVAGKTGTVQNDEGDDHATFAGFAPANKPKIVVAVYIENAGYGGLSAAPCAALIMEKYLRGKIAPKRKRWEGWLRCGNLAEQGH, from the coding sequence ATGCTTACTGCAAACCGGAAGAAGTGGGTGGGCTTGATGGGAGTGCTCCTAGCCGGGCTGGCCCTCTTTCTCTGGTGGCCCCGCACACCTGCGTCGCGCCCGGCTCTTCTGCCCGAAACTTACACCCAGCACCGCGAGGTGAGGCGGCCCCACCGCGGGCGGGTGTTTGACCGGAAAGACTCGCTACTGGCTTATACTGAAAGGCGATTCCTGCTCAGCTTCTCACCGCGCCATCCTCTCGATTCGGCCCGTTTCAACCGGCTGTTGGGCTGGCCGGACAGCGCGCTGCAGGCCCGAGTGGTCGATATCCGGCGCCGGGAATTGCCTATGCAAATTGAGCTAACTTCTTCTGAGGCCGACACCGTGCGCCGGCGCCGACACGAGTGGCCCTACCTCACGGTGCGCGAGTACACGGCCCGCACCTTCACCGTGCCCGTGGCCGCCCCGGTGCTGGGCTATGCCTACGCGGCCGCTCAGCCGTTTCTGTACCAGGCGCAGCGGCTGGCCCGCGGCCGCTTCTACCGCCTGCACAACGGCGGCGTGGAAAGCTACTACAACGGGCTACTCACGGGCCGCCGCGGGGCATACCACCCGCTGGTCGACGCGCTGGGCCGCCCCCACGGCTCCTGGGCGCCCGATACCGTGTACCGCCCCGGCCAGGACCTCCACCTCAGCCTCGATACCGAACTGCAAGCCTATGCCGAGCGCATCCTGGCCGAACGCCGCGGCTACATTGTGGCCCTGGAGCCCGCCACCGGCGAAATCCTGTGCTACGTATCGGCCCCCACCTACGACCCTGCCGTAATAATGGCGCCCAGCGGTGGCCGGGCGCGCCGTGCGCTGCTGCTCAGCCCCGACATGCCGTTGCTCAATCGGCCCGCTACCATGGCTAACCCACCGGGCTCAGTGTTTAAGCTGGTGAATGCAGCCGTGGCCATGCAGCTGGGCGCCATCACGGCCAACGCCGCGTTTCCCTGCGACCAGTCGCTTATCAATTGCGTGCACCACCACCCCAACGCCCGCAACCTGACCCAGGCGCTGAAGTACAGCTGCAACCCCTATTTCTACCGGGTGCTGCAAACCGTGGTGGAGCAGGTGCCCGACTCCGTAGCCCAACCCGCCGATACCTGCGCCGTGCGCCACCTAAATGTGGTCACCTGGACGCGGTACGTGAAGTCCTTTGGCCTCGACACCCTGCTCGGTGTGGACGTGGCCCGCGAGAGCCCTGGCTTCATTCCCACGGCCGCTTACTACGACCGCCGCCTCGGGGCCTGCAACTGGACCTACCGCAACATCTACTCGCTCAGCGTGGGCCAAGGCGAAATCAACCTCACCGGCCTGCAAACGGCCAATGTGCTGGCCACCATCGCCAACCGGGGCTGGTACATCACGCCGCACTTTGTGCGGGCCGTGGGGGCGTCGGGCGTGCCGTTGCCGAAGTTTCGGGAAAAGCACCGGACCCTGGTCGACAGCGTCCACTTTGCCGCACTCATTCCGGGCATGGTGGCCGCGCTCGGCCACGGCGGCACTGCCGACCTGGCCAATCTGGCCGATGTGGGCATCAGCGTGGCCGGCAAAACCGGTACCGTGCAAAACGACGAGGGAGACGACCACGCCACCTTCGCCGGCTTTGCCCCGGCCAATAAGCCGAAAATTGTGGTGGCCGTGTACATCGAAAACGCGGGCTACGGCGGGCTGTCGGCGGCTCCGTGCGCGGCCCTCATCATGGAAAAATACCTGCGCGGCAAAATCGCGCCCAAGCGCAAGCGCTGGGAGGGGTGGCTGCGCTGCGGCAACCTGGCCGAGCAAGGGCACTGA
- the dapF gene encoding diaminopimelate epimerase, with the protein MTFHKYHGTGNDFVIIDDRNRQFDETNHARIAHLCHRRFGIGADGLMLLRNLAGYDFEMVYFNADGRPSSMCGNGGRCLVAFAKFLGVIQDTAQFLAVDGPHEARVESDGTVRLKMQDVDPPQAAGPHDTFLNTGSPHHIRFLPTGLDELNVFAEGRALRYGEPYGAAGANINFVELPADPAHTWPVRTYERGVEDETLSCGTGVTAVALAASARGATSPVRLRTPGGQLEVAFEQRPDGGFENVWLSGPAVRVFSGEVEE; encoded by the coding sequence ATGACCTTCCACAAATACCACGGCACCGGCAACGACTTTGTTATCATCGACGACCGGAACCGGCAGTTTGACGAAACCAACCACGCCCGCATTGCCCACCTGTGCCACCGCCGCTTCGGCATCGGGGCCGATGGGCTGATGCTGCTGCGCAACCTGGCCGGCTACGATTTTGAGATGGTGTACTTCAACGCCGACGGCCGGCCCAGTTCCATGTGCGGCAACGGCGGCCGCTGCCTCGTGGCCTTTGCCAAATTCCTGGGCGTGATTCAGGACACGGCGCAGTTCCTGGCCGTGGACGGGCCCCACGAGGCCCGCGTGGAATCCGACGGCACCGTGCGCCTGAAAATGCAGGACGTGGACCCGCCCCAGGCCGCCGGCCCCCACGATACCTTCCTTAACACCGGCTCGCCGCACCACATCCGCTTTCTGCCCACCGGGCTCGACGAGCTGAACGTCTTCGCCGAAGGCCGGGCCCTGCGCTACGGCGAGCCCTACGGCGCGGCCGGCGCCAACATCAACTTCGTGGAGCTGCCCGCCGACCCCGCCCATACCTGGCCCGTGCGCACCTACGAGCGCGGCGTGGAAGACGAAACCCTGAGCTGCGGCACGGGCGTGACGGCCGTGGCCCTGGCCGCCAGCGCCCGCGGGGCTACCTCGCCGGTGCGCCTGCGCACGCCGGGCGGCCAGCTGGAAGTGGCCTTTGAGCAGCGGCCCGATGGCGGATTCGAGAACGTGTGGCTGAGTGGCCCGGCCGTGCGCGTATTTAGCGGGGAAGTAGAAGAGTAA
- a CDS encoding GNAT family N-acetyltransferase — MTQPVPAPKASAAPAAVRLRALEPEDLDFLFALENDPDIWAVSDTLAPVSRHALREYLTQATADFYVVRQLRLVVTTEISSVPVGVVDLFDYDPLHQRAGVGITILAAERRHGYARQALEQLKNHARQALRLHQVYATVGADNSGSMRLFRAAGFRRVGTRLRWLRTPTGWADAVEWQCLL, encoded by the coding sequence ATGACACAGCCCGTTCCAGCCCCCAAGGCTTCTGCTGCTCCCGCCGCCGTGCGCCTGCGGGCCCTTGAGCCCGAAGACCTGGACTTTTTGTTTGCGCTCGAGAATGACCCGGACATCTGGGCCGTATCCGATACGCTGGCGCCGGTGTCGCGGCATGCCCTCCGTGAGTACTTAACGCAGGCCACTGCGGATTTCTACGTAGTGCGCCAGCTAAGGCTTGTGGTGACTACTGAAATTAGCAGCGTGCCAGTGGGCGTAGTAGACCTTTTTGACTACGACCCCCTGCACCAGCGGGCCGGGGTGGGCATCACGATACTGGCCGCCGAGCGCCGCCACGGCTACGCCCGGCAGGCCCTCGAGCAGCTGAAAAACCACGCCCGCCAGGCCCTGCGTTTGCACCAGGTGTATGCCACTGTTGGCGCCGATAACAGCGGCAGTATGAGGTTGTTTCGCGCGGCTGGGTTCCGGCGGGTGGGCACCCGGCTGAGGTGGCTGCGCACGCCCACCGGCTGGGCCGATGCCGTGGAATGGCAGTGCCTGCTGTAG
- a CDS encoding glycosyltransferase family 1 protein has translation MPPSSTVEVPLRASATAARPSESAAETTSDYTLPDLVCFAHLHWDFVWQRPQHLLSRFAQYGRVFYVEDAFYHADDLVEPHIEIKERDNGVKVVVAHLPQRLRLDETASDQAQFELLSQFFSEQSVTKYSFWYYTPMALGKSRHFQPLLTVYDCMDELANFKFAHPELKKREQELFQKADLVFTGGHTLYEAKREQHPDAHAFPSSIDKAHFGLARGPLAEPADQAAIPHPRVGFFGVVDERLDIELLRELAQNHPQWQFVIIGPVVKIDPAVLPRTPNVHYLGGKDYKELPAYLKGWDVATLLFADNESTKFISPTKTPEYLAAGNPVVSTPIRDVVRPYGDLKLVHIAENAQDFGAAIEKALTQRTDADWRQRTDDYLATISWDQTWQDMVDLMQQRLAAKTPDAATAAGTPLAVKVSEVTPPAAAPRF, from the coding sequence ATGCCACCATCGTCGACGGTGGAAGTACCCCTGCGTGCCTCCGCCACCGCTGCCCGGCCCAGCGAATCAGCTGCCGAAACCACTTCTGATTATACCCTGCCCGACTTAGTTTGCTTTGCGCATTTGCACTGGGACTTTGTGTGGCAGCGTCCCCAGCATTTGCTTTCCCGCTTTGCTCAGTACGGGCGGGTTTTTTATGTAGAAGACGCCTTCTACCACGCCGACGATTTGGTTGAGCCGCACATCGAAATAAAAGAGCGCGACAACGGCGTGAAGGTGGTAGTGGCGCATTTGCCGCAGCGCCTGCGCCTCGACGAAACCGCCAGTGACCAGGCCCAGTTTGAACTCCTCAGCCAGTTCTTTAGCGAGCAAAGCGTTACAAAATATAGTTTCTGGTACTACACGCCCATGGCCCTGGGCAAGTCGCGCCACTTCCAGCCCTTGCTCACCGTGTACGATTGCATGGACGAGCTGGCCAACTTCAAGTTTGCCCACCCCGAGCTGAAGAAACGCGAGCAGGAGCTTTTTCAGAAAGCCGACCTCGTGTTCACGGGCGGCCACACCCTGTACGAAGCCAAGCGGGAGCAGCACCCCGATGCCCATGCCTTCCCGAGCAGCATCGACAAGGCCCACTTTGGCTTGGCCCGCGGCCCGCTGGCCGAGCCCGCCGACCAGGCGGCCATTCCCCACCCGCGGGTGGGCTTCTTTGGGGTCGTCGACGAGCGGCTGGATATTGAGCTGCTGCGCGAGCTGGCTCAGAACCACCCGCAGTGGCAGTTCGTCATCATCGGGCCCGTGGTCAAGATTGACCCGGCTGTGCTGCCCCGCACGCCCAACGTGCATTACCTGGGCGGCAAGGACTACAAGGAACTCCCAGCTTACCTGAAGGGTTGGGATGTAGCAACGCTGCTATTCGCTGATAACGAAAGCACTAAGTTTATCTCGCCCACCAAGACGCCGGAGTATCTGGCGGCCGGCAACCCGGTAGTGAGCACCCCGATTCGCGATGTGGTGCGGCCCTACGGCGACCTGAAACTGGTACACATCGCCGAAAACGCCCAGGACTTCGGCGCGGCCATTGAGAAGGCCCTGACCCAGCGCACCGACGCCGACTGGCGCCAGCGCACCGACGATTACCTGGCCACCATTTCCTGGGACCAAACCTGGCAGGACATGGTGGACCTGATGCAGCAGCGCCTCGCTGCGAAAACCCCTGATGCGGCCACGGCCGCAGGCACCCCACTGGCCGTAAAGGTTTCGGAGGTGACGCCTCCGGCAGCGGCTCCGCGCTTTTAG
- the glf gene encoding UDP-galactopyranose mutase, with product MFDYLIVGAGFAGSVLAERLATRSNKKVLVIDKRNHIAGNAYDHYNEDGILVHKYGPHIFHTNSKDVFDYLGNFTDWRPYEHRVLASVDGQHVPMPINLDTINKLYGLNLTSFELDQFFASVAEEVPVIKTSEDVVVSKVGRELYEKFFKNYTRKQWGLDPSQLDKSVTSRVPTRTNRDDRYFTDTYQAMPLHGYTRMFEKMLDHPNIKVMLNTDYHEVIDFIPFKEMIFTGPVDEYFDHQFGKLPYRSLEFKHETLNKEKHLAAPVVNYPNEHPYTRITEFKALTGQDHPKTAIVYEYPQAEGDPYYPIPMAENAELYNKYKKLADETPNVHFVGRLATYKYYNMDQVVAQALTLYKKLTEKETAAKPARPAISGSTALVEKLVSRSPKQE from the coding sequence ATGTTCGATTACCTCATCGTTGGGGCCGGCTTTGCCGGCAGCGTGCTAGCCGAACGGCTGGCCACCCGCAGCAATAAGAAGGTCCTCGTTATCGATAAGCGCAACCACATTGCTGGCAACGCCTACGACCATTATAATGAGGACGGCATTCTGGTGCACAAGTATGGCCCGCACATCTTCCATACCAATTCGAAAGATGTATTCGACTACCTCGGCAACTTCACCGACTGGCGTCCCTACGAGCACCGCGTCCTGGCCTCGGTAGACGGCCAGCACGTGCCCATGCCCATCAACCTCGACACTATTAACAAACTCTACGGCCTGAACCTGACCAGCTTTGAGCTGGACCAGTTTTTTGCTTCCGTGGCCGAAGAAGTGCCCGTCATCAAGACGTCGGAAGACGTGGTGGTGAGCAAAGTGGGCCGCGAGCTCTACGAGAAGTTCTTCAAGAACTACACCCGCAAGCAGTGGGGCCTCGACCCCTCGCAGCTCGACAAGTCAGTGACCAGCCGCGTGCCCACCCGCACCAACCGCGACGACCGTTACTTCACCGATACCTACCAGGCCATGCCCCTGCACGGCTACACCCGGATGTTTGAGAAGATGCTCGACCACCCCAACATCAAGGTGATGCTCAACACCGATTACCACGAAGTCATCGACTTCATTCCCTTCAAGGAAATGATTTTCACCGGGCCCGTGGATGAGTACTTCGACCACCAATTCGGCAAGCTGCCCTACCGCTCGCTGGAGTTCAAGCACGAAACGCTGAACAAGGAAAAGCACCTGGCCGCGCCCGTGGTGAACTACCCCAACGAGCACCCCTACACGCGCATCACCGAGTTTAAGGCCCTCACCGGCCAGGACCACCCCAAAACGGCCATCGTGTACGAGTACCCGCAGGCCGAGGGCGACCCGTACTACCCCATTCCGATGGCCGAGAACGCCGAGCTGTACAACAAGTACAAGAAGTTGGCCGACGAAACGCCCAACGTGCACTTTGTGGGCCGACTCGCCACCTACAAGTACTACAACATGGACCAGGTAGTGGCCCAGGCCCTGACGCTCTACAAGAAGCTGACGGAAAAGGAAACCGCCGCCAAGCCCGCCCGGCCCGCTATTTCGGGCAGCACGGCCCTGGTCGAAAAGCTGGTGAGCCGTTCGCCCAAGCAGGAATAA
- a CDS encoding family 1 glycosylhydrolase: MNQLDIWGGIECSHCRVGDTYSDQLTRNGHWHRLDDLDALADLGLKTLRYPVLWEHTSPDTPDACDWTWPDERLPRLQELGINPIIGLVHHGSGPRYTALHEDSFATGLAQHAANVAQRYPWLTHFTPVNEPLTTARFSTLYGHWYPHTSCNRTFVRALLNQLEATRLSMKAIREIIPKAQLVQTEDLAQVHSTPAMQYQADFENLRRWLTFDVLCGRVTPEHLFWGYLTEHGASEAELQSWLDDPCPPQVLGLNHYLTSERFLDEALGNYWPCHEADNGRQRYADVEAVRVANVPLAGVASLLLQAWQRYQLPVAITEVHLNCTREEQVRWLHYVWDEAQRARAQGADVRAVTVWSLFGTFDWDSLLTRQANSYETGVFDVRSGRLRPTLLAKLVRHLAQGQPFEHPVMQSLGWWQRPGRFDFQPSVAPTQPPVLKAVKQRKLSRPAARLNEREDLEYAA, translated from the coding sequence ATGAACCAACTAGATATCTGGGGCGGCATCGAATGCAGCCACTGCCGCGTGGGCGACACCTATTCTGACCAGCTCACCCGCAACGGCCACTGGCACCGGCTCGACGACTTGGACGCACTGGCCGACCTCGGCCTCAAAACCCTGCGCTACCCCGTGCTCTGGGAGCATACCAGCCCCGATACCCCCGATGCCTGCGACTGGACCTGGCCCGACGAGCGCCTGCCACGCCTGCAGGAGTTGGGCATCAACCCCATCATTGGCCTCGTGCACCACGGCAGCGGCCCGCGCTACACCGCCCTGCACGAAGACAGCTTTGCCACCGGCCTGGCCCAGCACGCGGCCAACGTGGCCCAGCGCTACCCCTGGCTCACGCACTTCACGCCCGTAAACGAGCCCCTGACCACGGCCCGCTTCAGCACGCTCTACGGCCACTGGTACCCGCACACCAGCTGCAACCGCACCTTCGTGCGCGCCCTGCTCAACCAGCTCGAAGCGACGCGCCTCTCCATGAAGGCCATTCGGGAAATCATTCCTAAGGCCCAACTGGTGCAAACCGAAGACTTGGCCCAGGTGCACAGCACGCCGGCCATGCAGTACCAAGCCGACTTTGAAAACCTGCGCCGCTGGCTCACCTTCGACGTATTGTGCGGCCGCGTCACGCCCGAGCACTTGTTCTGGGGCTACTTAACGGAGCACGGCGCCAGCGAAGCCGAGCTGCAAAGCTGGCTCGACGACCCCTGCCCGCCCCAGGTGCTGGGCCTGAACCACTACCTCACCAGCGAGCGGTTTCTGGACGAAGCGCTGGGCAACTACTGGCCCTGCCACGAGGCCGACAACGGCCGCCAACGCTACGCCGACGTGGAAGCCGTGCGCGTGGCCAACGTGCCGCTGGCCGGCGTGGCGAGCCTGCTGCTGCAAGCCTGGCAGCGCTACCAGCTGCCGGTGGCCATCACCGAAGTGCACCTCAACTGCACCCGCGAGGAGCAGGTGCGCTGGCTGCACTACGTGTGGGACGAGGCCCAACGAGCCCGGGCGCAGGGGGCCGACGTGCGCGCCGTCACCGTGTGGTCGCTTTTCGGCACCTTCGACTGGGACAGCCTGCTCACCCGCCAAGCCAACAGCTACGAAACCGGCGTGTTTGACGTGCGCAGCGGCCGGCTGCGCCCCACGCTGCTCGCGAAGCTGGTGCGCCACCTGGCCCAAGGCCAGCCGTTCGAGCACCCGGTGATGCAAAGCCTGGGCTGGTGGCAGCGCCCCGGCCGATTCGACTTCCAGCCCAGCGTGGCGCCCACTCAACCACCCGTGCTCAAAGCCGTAAAGCAACGCAAGCTGTCGCGCCCTGCCGCGCGCCTCAACGAACGCGAAGACCTAGAATATGCGGCCTGA
- a CDS encoding SDR family oxidoreductase yields MRPDFVADHIAERAIRPLLIAGAHGTLGRAVERICHTRGLVAVALGRAELDVTSPTSVESVLNTVRPWAVLNAAGYVRVDAAEAEAGKCFSENATGPSVLATACAQRDLPFLTFSSDLVFDGEQEAAYTESSVANPLNVYGRSKLAAEQRVLAVHPRALVVRTSAFFNAWDEFNFVHFALQAARRGQRFEAADDVRISPTYVPDLVNASLDLLLDEAAGIWHVTNNGACTWADLARMTAQHAGLSPDYVVPRPMAAFGLAAARPRQTVLVSEQGIVLPSLEHALSRCVREMEHHPLVAG; encoded by the coding sequence ATGCGGCCTGATTTCGTTGCTGACCACATTGCCGAGCGGGCCATTCGGCCCCTGCTGATTGCTGGCGCCCACGGCACGCTGGGGCGGGCCGTGGAGCGCATCTGCCACACCCGCGGCTTGGTGGCCGTGGCCCTGGGCCGGGCCGAGCTGGACGTGACCAGCCCCACTTCGGTGGAAAGCGTGCTGAACACCGTTCGGCCCTGGGCGGTGCTCAACGCGGCCGGCTACGTGCGGGTGGATGCGGCCGAGGCCGAGGCCGGGAAGTGCTTTAGCGAAAACGCCACCGGCCCGTCGGTGCTGGCCACGGCCTGCGCCCAGCGCGACTTGCCGTTTCTCACGTTTTCGTCCGATTTGGTGTTTGACGGGGAGCAGGAAGCGGCCTACACCGAATCGTCGGTGGCCAACCCGCTGAATGTGTACGGCCGCAGCAAGCTGGCCGCCGAGCAGCGCGTGTTGGCAGTTCACCCCCGGGCCTTGGTGGTGCGCACCAGTGCTTTTTTCAACGCCTGGGACGAATTCAACTTCGTGCACTTTGCCCTGCAAGCGGCTCGCAGGGGCCAGCGCTTCGAAGCCGCCGACGACGTGCGCATTTCGCCAACCTACGTGCCCGACCTGGTGAATGCCTCGCTGGATTTGCTGCTGGACGAAGCCGCCGGCATCTGGCACGTCACCAACAACGGGGCCTGCACCTGGGCCGACCTGGCCCGCATGACGGCGCAGCACGCCGGGTTGTCGCCCGATTATGTGGTGCCGCGTCCCATGGCCGCTTTCGGCTTGGCCGCGGCCCGGCCCCGGCAAACCGTGCTGGTGAGCGAGCAAGGCATTGTGCTGCCTTCGCTAGAGCACGCCCTAAGCCGCTGCGTGCGGGAGATGGAACACCACCCGCTGGTGGCTGGCTAA